From the genome of Desmodus rotundus isolate HL8 chromosome 2, HLdesRot8A.1, whole genome shotgun sequence, one region includes:
- the LOC139440749 gene encoding protein FAM246C-like, with amino-acid sequence MATADHATRDSRDAGAYATVLVPAEEGWAVPARTWARMESHPRGCGQRRSTCPLGRTNAPGCWVRRPGSEEVTSAPGVRAGVSGTPARLHSAEPSPPPTCDRNPPRPGRCVHLPTPSPPPRAAARAPRGSPRALPGAGSPALGIPARLHVHRPLRGKARSRSPSLAPELRRGEDWKSRRPAPARASRRRVEGLAGTSAPPRPGGGRRDPVPPRSSPRAARGWGGLQSSSRGRGRDGNVGNPRTLRFSKVLETRECHRSLGRPQQAWESSPPPEVTEVPPQIR; translated from the exons ATGGCGACAGCCGACCACGCTACCCGGGACAGCCGGGACGCCGGTGCCTACGCTACCGTGCTGGTGCCGGCTGAGGAGGGCTGGGCGGTCCCCGCCCGCACCTGGGCGCGGATGGAAAGTCACCCTCGGGGCTGCGGGCAGAGACGTAGCACGTGTCCGCTGGGGAGGACGAACGCTCCCGGCTGCTGGGTCCGGCGACCCGGCTCTGAGGAAGTCACCAG CGCTCCCGGCGTGAGGGCTGGAGTCTCAGGGACTCCGGCTCGGCTCCACTCCGCCGAGCCCTCGCCGCCGCCCACCTGTGACCGCAACCCGCCTCGGCCCGGCCGGTGCGTCCACCTCCCCACGCCGTCCCCGCCACCCCGCGCGGCCGCCCGGGCTCCCCGCGGCAGTCCGCGCGCTCTTCCGGGTGCCGGGTCCCCGGCGCTGGGGATCCCCGCCCGCCTGCACGTGCACCGCCCACTGCGCGGCAAAGCCCGCTCGCGCAGCCCCTCCCTCGCCCCGGAGCTCCGCCGTGGCGAGGACTGGAAGAGCCGGAGACCAGCTCCCGCTCGCGCGTCCCGACGGCGGGTTGAAGGGCTGGCCGGcacctccgccccgccccgccccggagGCGGCCGCCGGGACCCTGTCCCGCCCCGCAGTAGCCCACGAGCGGCACGTGGGTGGGGCGGCCTCCAAAGCTCCAGTCGGGGGAGGGGCCGAGACGGGAACGTGGGAAACCCGAGAACCCTAAGGTTTTCCAAAGTACTTGAAACCCGTGAGTGCCACCGCTCGCTCGGGCGCCCGCAACAGGCTTGGGAGAGCTCTCCGCCGCCAGAGGTTACTGAGGTACCGCCCCAAATTCGCTAA
- the ZDHHC23 gene encoding palmitoyltransferase ZDHHC23 isoform X2, translated as MTQKGSVKAVKKNKAEEPELEPLCCCEYIDRNGEKNHVAACLCDCQDLDEGCERWITCKSMRPETCERIMDTISDRLRIPWLRGAKKVNISIIPPLILLPVFLRVASWHFLLGVVVLTSLPVLALWYYYLTHRRKEQTLFFLSLGLFSLGYMYYVFLQEVVPKGRVGPTQVALLTCGLFLILLALYRAKKNPGYLRNPASRDRSLGSSQIECLNGKGQKTKGFPSADVTGILNNRTLKDDQKDSAKLLAGSPTKVKDDWCAKCQLVRPARAWHCRICGICVRRMDHHCVCCVGESNHQAFILALLVFLLTSVYGITLTLDTICRDRSVFTALFYCPGVYANYSSALSFTCVWYSVIVTAGMAYIFLIQLINISYNVTEREVQQALRQKTGRRRLCGLIVDTGQYNRGFLRNWHQFSTLGTRLFHDPAEDIV; from the exons ATGACACAGAAGGGCAGTGTGAAGgcagtgaagaaaaacaaagcgGAAGAACCTGAACTGGAGCCCCTGTGCTGCTGCGAGTACATAGATCGAAATGGGGAAAAGAACCACGTGGCTGCTTGTTTGTGTGATTGCCAAGATCTGGATGAAGGGTGTGAAAG ATGGATTACGTGTAAGTCCATGCGGCCGGAGACTTGTGAAAGGATCATGGATACAATCTCTGATCGCCTCCGAATTCCTTGGCTTAGAGGAGCCAAAAAAGTTAACATTAGCATCATTCCCCCTCTCATCCTCCTGCCCGTCTTCCTCCGAGTGGCTTCCTGGCATTTCCTCCTGGGGGTGGTGGTTTTGACCTCCCTTCCTGTGCTGGCCCTGTGGTACTACTACCTCACTCATAGAAGGAAAGAACAGACTCTGTTTTTCCTGAGCCTTGGGCTCTTCTCTCTGGGCTACATGTACTATGTGTTCCTGCAGGAAGTGGTCCCCAAAGGGCGTGTGGGGCCCACTCAGGTGGCTCTTCTTACCTGCGGGTTATTTCTGATCCTCTTAGCTTTGTACAGAGCCAAGAAGAATCCAGGCTACCTCAGAAATCCAGCAAGCAGGGACAGATCTTTAGGCAGCAGCCAAATTGAGTGCCTGAATGGAAAAGGGCAAAAGACCAAAGGGTTCCCCAGCGCAGACGTGACGGGCATTCTCAACAATCGCACGCTGAAGGATGATCAGAAGGACTCTGCCAAGTTGTTGGCTGGAAGCCCCACCAAGGTGAAAGATGACTGGTGTGCCAAGTGCCAGCTGGTGCGACCAGCCCGGGCGTGGCATTGCCGGATATGTGGCATCTGCGTGAGGAGGATGGATCATCATTGCGTCTG CTGCGTCGGAGAATCAAATCATCAAGCATTTATTCTTGCGCTTTTGGTGTTCTTGCTCACCTCCGTGTATGGGATCACGCTGACGTTGGACACCATTTGTAGGGACAGAAGTGTCTTCACAGCTCTCTTCTATTGTCCTGGAGTTTATGCAAATTACAG CTCAGCGCTGTCCTTCACCTGCGTGTGGTACTCTGTGATCGTCACAGCGGGCATGGCCTACATCTTCCTGATCCAGCTGATAAACATCAGTTACAACGTGACTGAGAGGGAAGTGCAGCAGGCCCTTCGACAGAAGACGGGGCGCCGGCGCCTGTGTGGGCTCATCGTGGACACAGGCCAGTACAATCGGGGCTTCCTACGGAACTGGCACCAGTTCTCCACCCTGGGCACTCGCCTGTTCCACGACCCTGCTGAGGACATCGTCTGA
- the ZDHHC23 gene encoding palmitoyltransferase ZDHHC23 isoform X1 codes for MTQKGSVKAVKKNKAEEPELEPLCCCEYIDRNGEKNHVAACLCDCQDLDEGCERWITCKSMRPETCERIMDTISDRLRIPWLRGAKKVNISIIPPLILLPVFLRVASWHFLLGVVVLTSLPVLALWYYYLTHRRKEQTLFFLSLGLFSLGYMYYVFLQEVVPKGRVGPTQVALLTCGLFLILLALYRAKKNPGYLRNPASRDRSLGSSQIECLNGKGQKTKGFPSADVTGILNNRTLKDDQKDSAKLLAGSPTKVKDDWCAKCQLVRPARAWHCRICGICVRRMDHHCVWINSCVGESNHQAFILALLVFLLTSVYGITLTLDTICRDRSVFTALFYCPGVYANYSSALSFTCVWYSVIVTAGMAYIFLIQLINISYNVTEREVQQALRQKTGRRRLCGLIVDTGQYNRGFLRNWHQFSTLGTRLFHDPAEDIV; via the exons ATGACACAGAAGGGCAGTGTGAAGgcagtgaagaaaaacaaagcgGAAGAACCTGAACTGGAGCCCCTGTGCTGCTGCGAGTACATAGATCGAAATGGGGAAAAGAACCACGTGGCTGCTTGTTTGTGTGATTGCCAAGATCTGGATGAAGGGTGTGAAAG ATGGATTACGTGTAAGTCCATGCGGCCGGAGACTTGTGAAAGGATCATGGATACAATCTCTGATCGCCTCCGAATTCCTTGGCTTAGAGGAGCCAAAAAAGTTAACATTAGCATCATTCCCCCTCTCATCCTCCTGCCCGTCTTCCTCCGAGTGGCTTCCTGGCATTTCCTCCTGGGGGTGGTGGTTTTGACCTCCCTTCCTGTGCTGGCCCTGTGGTACTACTACCTCACTCATAGAAGGAAAGAACAGACTCTGTTTTTCCTGAGCCTTGGGCTCTTCTCTCTGGGCTACATGTACTATGTGTTCCTGCAGGAAGTGGTCCCCAAAGGGCGTGTGGGGCCCACTCAGGTGGCTCTTCTTACCTGCGGGTTATTTCTGATCCTCTTAGCTTTGTACAGAGCCAAGAAGAATCCAGGCTACCTCAGAAATCCAGCAAGCAGGGACAGATCTTTAGGCAGCAGCCAAATTGAGTGCCTGAATGGAAAAGGGCAAAAGACCAAAGGGTTCCCCAGCGCAGACGTGACGGGCATTCTCAACAATCGCACGCTGAAGGATGATCAGAAGGACTCTGCCAAGTTGTTGGCTGGAAGCCCCACCAAGGTGAAAGATGACTGGTGTGCCAAGTGCCAGCTGGTGCGACCAGCCCGGGCGTGGCATTGCCGGATATGTGGCATCTGCGTGAGGAGGATGGATCATCATTGCGTCTG GATAAATAGCTGCGTCGGAGAATCAAATCATCAAGCATTTATTCTTGCGCTTTTGGTGTTCTTGCTCACCTCCGTGTATGGGATCACGCTGACGTTGGACACCATTTGTAGGGACAGAAGTGTCTTCACAGCTCTCTTCTATTGTCCTGGAGTTTATGCAAATTACAG CTCAGCGCTGTCCTTCACCTGCGTGTGGTACTCTGTGATCGTCACAGCGGGCATGGCCTACATCTTCCTGATCCAGCTGATAAACATCAGTTACAACGTGACTGAGAGGGAAGTGCAGCAGGCCCTTCGACAGAAGACGGGGCGCCGGCGCCTGTGTGGGCTCATCGTGGACACAGGCCAGTACAATCGGGGCTTCCTACGGAACTGGCACCAGTTCTCCACCCTGGGCACTCGCCTGTTCCACGACCCTGCTGAGGACATCGTCTGA